One stretch of Leadbetterella byssophila DSM 17132 DNA includes these proteins:
- a CDS encoding MlaD family protein, translated as MNISKEVKVGILGIIGLVLLYYGFNFLKGTDIFSSTREYKLTFKDVMGLEVSNTVSYNGVQVGRVASVTPNYEKDEVDVVVALKKEVTVTDQSEMILADDGLVGGKILVLKINPGQPLAANSLIKSKVQPSLLGSVTEALDPTMQKVDSLMSNLISLVVEFKHSGDALKVLLASATQTTTGLNGIVASNSKNLNTITGNAAQLTADLNRVVKDLDTQLKPILANANKFTDSLSTIQLASTMNKLDATIGEFQGIVAEINNGKGTIGKLTSNDSLYTNLNNTAESLNKLMVDLKENPKRYVHFSLFGRK; from the coding sequence ATGAATATATCAAAAGAGGTTAAAGTAGGGATATTGGGAATCATTGGTTTAGTTCTCCTTTATTACGGCTTTAATTTCCTCAAAGGCACAGACATATTTTCATCCACTAGAGAATACAAGCTTACTTTTAAAGACGTCATGGGTTTAGAAGTATCTAATACCGTGAGTTATAATGGGGTACAAGTAGGTAGAGTGGCATCTGTTACTCCCAATTATGAAAAAGATGAAGTGGATGTGGTAGTTGCCCTTAAAAAAGAGGTAACAGTCACAGATCAATCTGAAATGATTCTAGCAGATGACGGACTTGTAGGAGGAAAAATCCTAGTTCTGAAAATCAATCCTGGCCAGCCCCTGGCAGCAAACTCATTAATAAAAAGCAAAGTCCAGCCTAGTCTTTTAGGTTCCGTTACTGAAGCTCTAGATCCCACCATGCAAAAAGTTGACTCTCTAATGTCTAATCTAATAAGTCTAGTAGTAGAGTTTAAACATTCAGGAGATGCATTAAAAGTCCTATTAGCTAGTGCAACACAAACTACCACCGGCTTAAACGGAATAGTAGCTTCTAATAGTAAAAACTTAAATACCATTACTGGAAATGCAGCTCAATTAACTGCTGACCTCAACAGAGTGGTAAAAGACCTGGATACTCAATTGAAACCTATTCTAGCAAATGCTAATAAGTTTACTGATTCTTTAAGTACTATACAATTAGCTTCCACTATGAATAAACTGGATGCTACAATAGGTGAATTCCAGGGAATCGTAGCGGAAATCAATAACGGTAAAGGCACCATAGGGAAGTTAACTTCCAATGACTCTCTTTATACAAATTTGAACAATACAGCGGAATCTCTCAACAAACTCATGGTTGACCTCAAGGAGAATCCGAAACGATATGTACATTTCTCCCTCTTCGGTAGAAAATAA
- a CDS encoding N-acetylmuramoyl-L-alanine amidase family protein: protein MFSYKILLTSILTVLFYLGLSAFAPKPSGEYVINTVVLDAGHGGKDPGAGNGREKKYALDITLRVGRKIKDAYPDVRVIYTRNSDVFVPLHERAAIANRNKADLFISIHCNANTKPHIKGTETYVMGLHKTQDNLDLAKKENNVILLEEDYKKTYKGFNPESPLAHIMLANYQHAFMTQSTNFAAKVEKHFDKVNGMRSRGVKQAGFLVIWETTMPSVLIETGYLSNPDDSKVLGSESGREELAEAIFKAFAEYKK, encoded by the coding sequence ATGTTTTCCTATAAAATTTTACTTACGTCAATACTGACGGTGCTTTTCTATTTGGGTCTATCTGCTTTTGCCCCCAAACCTAGTGGGGAATATGTCATTAACACCGTAGTTTTAGATGCCGGGCACGGAGGGAAAGACCCTGGAGCCGGAAACGGTAGAGAAAAGAAATATGCTTTGGATATCACCTTAAGAGTGGGTAGAAAAATCAAAGACGCTTATCCTGATGTACGAGTGATCTATACCAGAAACTCTGATGTTTTTGTCCCTCTCCATGAAAGAGCGGCTATTGCCAACAGAAATAAGGCTGATTTGTTTATATCCATTCATTGCAATGCCAACACCAAGCCGCATATCAAAGGCACAGAGACCTATGTGATGGGTTTACACAAAACCCAGGACAACTTAGACCTGGCTAAGAAAGAGAATAACGTTATCCTCCTAGAAGAAGATTATAAAAAGACTTATAAAGGCTTTAATCCGGAGTCTCCTTTAGCACATATCATGCTGGCAAATTACCAACATGCCTTCATGACCCAGAGTACAAACTTTGCTGCAAAAGTGGAGAAGCACTTCGATAAAGTAAACGGCATGCGCAGCAGAGGCGTAAAACAAGCCGGATTTCTGGTCATCTGGGAAACTACCATGCCAAGTGTACTCATAGAAACCGGTTATCTATCTAACCCAGATGACTCAAAAGTATTAGGTTCTGAATCAGGTAGAGAAGAACTGGCAGAAGCTATTTTTAAGGCGTTTGCAGAATACAAAAAATAA
- a CDS encoding putative LPS assembly protein LptD, which produces MKHHLFFFLSLMVYGLSAFSQGRPPVGGTGMRVPPKDTVKLQLADSLVSKESGLSTTVKRYAKDSVVFNVKRKLYHLYNEAKVEYQPTTLGANYIMLDWGKNEIYAHGVKDTEDTTGLRVAGKPVFQDGLETYHMDTIRYNFKSKRAKIYSIATEQGEGYIHGKVVKKDEYDNLHLGFAKYTTCNLAEPHFHISAKKIMFINKKSALSGPFNLVVHNIPLPVGFLFGFFPVQPKQDIGTSGFVMGSYGEQRNDGRGFYFNDFGYYHAFNERLSNTLTFQFYTNLSFGVKEQIDYSKKYKYQGSFSVQFNRNVQSNQYGLTGKKYNPVDHQFNIMWNHTPKSLRTDRSFSSNMNYMTNGFAASNIRTSNLSAVMQNNVGGSINYMRNFGKLYTSTYSFSVSQNQNDFRSSLGYSMGLKQFNPFVKPKNQVGKWYDSFRVGLNLTGGIQANNTVMNRSNSYTEYNIAGVRNSPYTEAEQRRINELNLLIYDLTLSLEQRQAYKEELESLQNPRLKGLSAIMKNSTITNSYSVPITLPNIKIAKYINLTPSITMRGDLYDRSLQYTYVNENREITLSNGNKVFVNVDDSIDTLSYVRDKEGLHVNMNSRSGGVVVIDTVQGLNFANNMSFGAAMNTRLYGTFNLGSKGRIQALRHTLNPSIGFSYTPQNKNSVYQQVRSDSLNSYRYLPKYIGGSGASSRDAGNISFSLSNQLEAKVRSRSDSSETDVEKIMLLDNFNISTSYNIFARKDLNEFALSDIQLSTNTSLFKRKLNLNANATLDPYMYISDPEMKSNLAGIRITRFKWQKGKSEFANEDVGSYLSRLTFGASTSLNPQVFRGGSTNTPAVNRNTNLPVNPMDYVDFEIPWNLNMNYSANYQKQGLSPERWTMSFSFSGDVSLTKNTKVTFNSGWDFRFKQVTLTTVGIVRELHCWMFSLNWTPLSGSAMRSGGFDFTLRPKANLLKDLKVTRRRAGSY; this is translated from the coding sequence TTGAAACACCATCTGTTTTTCTTCCTATCCCTTATGGTTTACGGCTTGTCTGCTTTTTCACAAGGTAGACCTCCCGTAGGTGGAACAGGCATGCGTGTCCCTCCCAAAGATACCGTTAAGCTACAATTAGCAGACTCTCTGGTAAGTAAAGAGAGCGGTTTATCTACTACCGTAAAACGATATGCAAAAGACTCTGTAGTCTTTAATGTAAAGCGTAAGCTCTATCACCTTTACAATGAGGCAAAGGTGGAGTATCAACCTACTACTTTAGGAGCGAATTACATTATGCTGGACTGGGGAAAGAATGAAATCTACGCCCATGGTGTAAAAGATACGGAGGATACCACAGGGTTAAGGGTAGCAGGGAAGCCGGTATTCCAAGATGGTCTGGAGACCTATCACATGGATACTATTCGCTATAATTTCAAAAGTAAGAGAGCTAAGATCTACTCCATAGCCACGGAGCAAGGGGAGGGGTATATACATGGTAAGGTGGTAAAAAAGGACGAGTACGATAACCTGCACTTAGGTTTTGCGAAGTATACTACTTGTAATCTGGCTGAACCTCATTTCCATATCTCAGCGAAGAAGATCATGTTTATCAATAAGAAGTCAGCCCTTTCCGGCCCTTTTAATTTGGTAGTACATAATATTCCTCTTCCTGTAGGTTTCTTGTTTGGTTTCTTTCCGGTACAGCCTAAACAGGATATAGGTACTTCCGGTTTTGTGATGGGTAGTTATGGAGAGCAAAGGAATGACGGTAGAGGTTTCTATTTTAACGACTTTGGGTATTATCATGCTTTCAATGAAAGGTTAAGCAATACCTTGACTTTTCAGTTTTATACAAACTTGAGCTTTGGGGTAAAAGAACAAATTGACTATTCCAAAAAGTACAAATATCAGGGAAGCTTTTCAGTACAGTTCAATAGAAACGTACAGAGTAATCAATATGGATTAACAGGGAAAAAATATAATCCTGTAGATCATCAGTTTAATATCATGTGGAATCATACGCCGAAGAGCCTGCGGACAGACAGAAGCTTTTCTTCTAACATGAACTACATGACCAATGGTTTTGCTGCTAGCAATATTCGTACTTCTAATTTAAGTGCGGTGATGCAGAATAACGTAGGGGGTAGTATTAACTACATGAGAAACTTTGGCAAACTATATACTTCCACTTATTCCTTTTCAGTTAGCCAAAACCAAAACGACTTTCGATCTAGTCTAGGGTACTCTATGGGTTTAAAGCAATTTAATCCTTTTGTCAAGCCAAAAAATCAGGTAGGTAAATGGTATGATTCCTTCCGTGTGGGTTTGAACCTTACAGGTGGTATTCAAGCGAATAATACGGTGATGAACCGTTCGAATTCCTATACCGAGTATAATATCGCCGGTGTTAGGAACTCGCCTTATACGGAAGCTGAGCAAAGGAGGATTAATGAGCTGAATCTTTTGATTTACGACCTAACATTAAGTTTAGAACAAAGGCAAGCTTATAAGGAGGAATTAGAGAGTTTGCAGAACCCTAGACTTAAAGGATTGAGTGCTATTATGAAGAATAGCACCATCACTAACTCTTATTCGGTTCCTATCACTTTGCCTAATATCAAGATTGCGAAATATATCAACTTGACTCCTTCCATAACCATGAGAGGAGACTTGTATGACCGTTCCTTGCAGTATACTTATGTGAATGAAAACCGGGAGATCACCCTTTCGAATGGAAATAAGGTGTTTGTTAACGTGGATGACAGTATTGACACCTTGAGTTATGTGAGAGATAAGGAAGGTTTACACGTGAATATGAATTCCAGAAGTGGAGGGGTAGTGGTGATTGATACGGTTCAGGGATTGAATTTTGCGAACAATATGAGTTTTGGTGCTGCCATGAACACCCGTTTGTATGGTACCTTTAATTTAGGTTCCAAAGGGAGAATTCAGGCTTTGCGTCATACCTTGAATCCATCCATAGGCTTTAGTTATACTCCTCAAAACAAGAATTCGGTGTACCAACAGGTGAGGTCTGATAGTTTGAATTCCTATCGTTATTTACCTAAGTATATAGGCGGCTCCGGTGCATCATCCAGAGATGCAGGGAATATTAGTTTTAGTTTGAGTAACCAGTTGGAAGCAAAGGTAAGAAGTCGCTCAGATTCTTCAGAGACAGATGTGGAGAAGATTATGCTATTGGATAACTTCAATATCAGTACCAGTTATAACATTTTTGCCCGGAAGGACCTGAATGAATTTGCGCTTTCTGATATTCAGTTGAGTACGAATACTTCCTTGTTCAAACGTAAGTTGAATCTGAATGCCAATGCCACTTTGGATCCCTATATGTACATATCTGATCCGGAGATGAAGTCTAACTTGGCGGGTATTCGGATAACCAGATTCAAGTGGCAAAAGGGTAAATCTGAGTTTGCTAATGAGGATGTAGGAAGTTATTTGAGCAGGTTAACTTTTGGAGCCAGTACCAGTCTCAATCCGCAAGTTTTTAGGGGGGGAAGTACTAATACTCCGGCTGTAAACAGAAACACTAATTTGCCGGTGAATCCAATGGATTATGTGGATTTTGAGATTCCATGGAATTTGAATATGAATTACTCTGCTAACTATCAAAAGCAGGGTTTGTCGCCGGAGCGCTGGACCATGTCCTTTTCATTCTCAGGTGACGTTAGTTTGACCAAGAATACCAAGGTCACTTTTAACAGTGGTTGGGACTTCCGTTTCAAGCAGGTGACCTTAACTACGGTGGGTATAGTGAGAGAGTTGCACTGTTGGATGTTCTCTTTAAACTGGACTCCGCTTTCCGGTTCGGCCATGCGCAGTGGAGGTTTTGATTTTACTTTAAGACCTAAGGCTAATTTGCTGAAAGATTTGAAAGTAACTCGCAGAAGAGCAGGTAGTTATTAA